AGACGCGTTGCTCTGCGGCTTCGACAATCAGAATAGAATTTTTAGCAGCAAGACCAATCAGCATCAAGAGGCCTATCTGAACAAAAATATTGACATTCATCGAACGTGCTTGGAGAAATACAAGACTGCCTAGTATGGCAATCGGAACCGTGATCATGATCACAGTTGAGATAATATAACTTTCATATTGAGCGGACAGCACCAGGAAAACAGTCAATGCTGCCATCACAAACAGGAAAACTATTTGGCCACCAGATTTTTCCTGAACCCTGGACACTCCAGTAAATTGGTAACCAATATCCTTGAATCCTAGAGAAGCGACAACATTTTTGACAGCCTTTATAACATCTCCAGTGGAATACCCTGAATTTGGAACGGCCTTGTACTCAATTGAGCGATTGAAATTAAAATGATCAATCGCCATAGGGGTGGTCACTAATTCATAGCTAGCAATTTCTTTTACAGCAACATAATCTCCCTTGGAATTCTTAATACCATAATTCATCAATTGATCGATCGTACTTCTTTCCTGGGACTGACTGATAACAACAACATCCTTCGGACCTCCATCCAGGGAGGTTTGCACAATCCGTTTACTGCCAGCATAAGTACCGATTGTATTGACAACATCTTTATAGCTAAGGTTAAGAGAACCAAGCAAAGACCGATCGATGTTAATTTGATAAGAAGGATTATCCGGAGAAAATTGGGTTTGAATACTTTGAATTGAAGGCTCCTGTGAAGCTTTAGCTAAAAACTGTTGCGTCAACGCATAAAACTCATCAATCGAATAACGACCGCTGCTTTCGTCAGTCAATGCAACCGTCAAGGAAGCATCCTGACCAAAACCAGGGATCATTGGTAATTGAAATATTTGAGGTGGATATCGTGTAGGCAGTGCTGCAAGCGCTGCTGAGAGATTAGAAGATATTTTTTCGATTTTTTGGTTTGCCTGTCGTCGCTGACCCAAAGGCAACAATTGAATAAAGAATGGAGAATAGCCTTGGTTAGTATCGATGATCACGAAATCCTTAATACCCGATGACTTTTTTTCTTTTTCTCTATTAAGGAAGTTTCTCGTCTGACTGCTAACAGGTTCATAGGCTGTAATCGATGCCCCAGGATTAAGTAGATATGCACCCGTCAAAAGATTCATATCTTCTTGAGGGATGAAGCCAGCAGGGATGATATTAAATAAATAAAGTGTAGCAAAAGCAAGTGGTACAAGAGAAACGCATACTAATTTTCTTTTTTTCAAAAACCAGCCCAATAATTTCTCATAAGCAGACTCGAGTTTGGAATAAATCTGGTCAAAACCATTAAAAACAGTCTCTAACTTGAGACCAATGACAGCAAAAAGGGCTGCACTGATTGGTAGAGCGAGGTTCCCAAAACTCGCCTTCGTGAAGTAACCCATCAAAAGTCCAACGCCAGCACCAAAGATTGCTGTAGTCCACGATGGCATCGACTCCATTCGCCCTGGACGAAGCAATAGTGCAGACATCATCGGAGAAAATGTCAGAGCATTAAATGTTGATATAGCAATGGAGCAGATGATCGTAACTGCAAATTGAATATAAATATTGCCGATGGGACCGCTGACCAATGTTACAGGGAGAAACAAAGAAATCAGCACTAATGAAGTGGATATAATCGCCCCAAACAATTCATTCATAGATGCAAAAGCTGCTTCTGTTGAATTCATTCCTTTTTGGATATTCGCTGTCACTGACTGAACAACAAGTATCGCATCATCGACAACCAAACCCGTCGCCAAAACAAGGGCGGTCATGGTCAGAAAATTCAACGTGTAGTCAAAAAGTTGTAAAAAGGCAAATGTTCCAACGATCGATATCGGTATTGCCAATCCGGGGATGAGGATGGTACGCCAATTTTGCAAAAACAACAACAGGATTAAAACAACTAAGATGATTGCCAGCCCCAAGGCATCAAATACATTCGAAATCGAGTCTAAAATAAATGTTTTTCGATCATTGAATTGAACGACTTTGATTCCGGGGGGAGCCGTAGATTTGAATTTTTGAATAAGCTGATCGATCTGCTCGCCAACCTCAACAGCATTACTTCCGGACTGAAGACTAATGTCGATAAACACCCCGGGATAACCACTACTTGATAGGATGGCGCTTTCCGGGCTGGCAATATATTGAACCTGACCAATGTCCTTCACCCGAAGAACTGCTCCACTGTTCAATCGTTTAAGAACAATATCTTCAAATTCTCCTATTGATTGAATGAAGCCACTATCCTCAATCATGACTGAATAGCTATATGTGGAGGGATCTCCAACACGACTAGCTCCAACAAATCCACCAGAAGCAGGGAAATTTTGAGAGAAGATCTGATTATCCACTTCATCAATGCTTAGTCCATAAGCGCGAACTAAGTTCGGATCAATTGAAATCTGAAATACAGGCTTTGGTGGATATAATGTTAGCTTCCCAACTCCATCAATCAATTGAAGTTGTTTCTGCAATTGATCCTTAGCTATCGAATTAAGGTAAGCCGCATCATATTGACCTTTCGTTGATGTGATTAAGTAAGCGCCAATTGATGTATCTGTTGTCTGCGAAATAGTAATCCCTTCATCTTGAGTTACTTGCGGTAGAGTGGACTTAGCCTGTTGGACACGATTCTGAACATCCAATGATGCTGTGTCGGCTGAAGTGTCAGGCTCTAAATACAGGGTGATAGACGTTGAACCAGCCTTGGATGTTGAAGTGATGTAATCAACTCCCGGTGTATCTGATAAAATATCTTCAAGTTGCTGTGTAATGGAAAGTTCAACAAATGATGCATTACCACCTGGATAGATTGCAGTTACTACAATTTGAGGTTGTGCAATATTGGGCAGAAAATCAATTGGCAACCTGCCAAGAGAAATCAACCCAAGGATAAAGATCACCAGACTGCAGACACTGGTAAGAACTGGTCTTGAAATGAAGCGATCAGATAGAGACATTTATAAATCGAGATTACTTAGAAGACTTGATTGATACCGGCGTGCCGTTAGCAAGCACCATGGATCCACTGATTGGAATCAAATCACCGGCTTTTAATCCTGACAAAACAGGAAAATAATCATCCTGCAAGTTGCCTAGTTTTAGGGGTGTGTTAACAGCAATTAGAGTAGTCGAAGGCAGCGTAGATATTG
Above is a window of Synechococcus sp. BIOS-E4-1 DNA encoding:
- a CDS encoding efflux RND transporter permease subunit → MSLSDRFISRPVLTSVCSLVIFILGLISLGRLPIDFLPNIAQPQIVVTAIYPGGNASFVELSITQQLEDILSDTPGVDYITSTSKAGSTSITLYLEPDTSADTASLDVQNRVQQAKSTLPQVTQDEGITISQTTDTSIGAYLITSTKGQYDAAYLNSIAKDQLQKQLQLIDGVGKLTLYPPKPVFQISIDPNLVRAYGLSIDEVDNQIFSQNFPASGGFVGASRVGDPSTYSYSVMIEDSGFIQSIGEFEDIVLKRLNSGAVLRVKDIGQVQYIASPESAILSSSGYPGVFIDISLQSGSNAVEVGEQIDQLIQKFKSTAPPGIKVVQFNDRKTFILDSISNVFDALGLAIILVVLILLLFLQNWRTILIPGLAIPISIVGTFAFLQLFDYTLNFLTMTALVLATGLVVDDAILVVQSVTANIQKGMNSTEAAFASMNELFGAIISTSLVLISLFLPVTLVSGPIGNIYIQFAVTIICSIAISTFNALTFSPMMSALLLRPGRMESMPSWTTAIFGAGVGLLMGYFTKASFGNLALPISAALFAVIGLKLETVFNGFDQIYSKLESAYEKLLGWFLKKRKLVCVSLVPLAFATLYLFNIIPAGFIPQEDMNLLTGAYLLNPGASITAYEPVSSQTRNFLNREKEKKSSGIKDFVIIDTNQGYSPFFIQLLPLGQRRQANQKIEKISSNLSAALAALPTRYPPQIFQLPMIPGFGQDASLTVALTDESSGRYSIDEFYALTQQFLAKASQEPSIQSIQTQFSPDNPSYQINIDRSLLGSLNLSYKDVVNTIGTYAGSKRIVQTSLDGGPKDVVVISQSQERSTIDQLMNYGIKNSKGDYVAVKEIASYELVTTPMAIDHFNFNRSIEYKAVPNSGYSTGDVIKAVKNVVASLGFKDIGYQFTGVSRVQEKSGGQIVFLFVMAALTVFLVLSAQYESYIISTVIMITVPIAILGSLVFLQARSMNVNIFVQIGLLMLIGLAAKNSILIVEAAEQRVSAGAEIVFAAVEAGKARLQPILMTSVASLAGFFPLVIAQNAGASAQQAIGTVVFGGLLMGMTLSLLVVPPVYVLIKNLETRLFSRNGNASVS